The nucleotide window TCGAGGACCAGTTGCGCATTTTTCGGCATCGCCACATTGGGCGGTTCGATGAGGCGCACAAAGAACTGGCAATCCTGCCGCTCGAGAAAGGTTGCGAGCCCGCTATGTCCGGTGGTCAGCAGGACATTGGCGTGGCGGGGCAGGGCATCTGCGGCCTCTTTAGCCGAGCGGACGACCGTCCAATGCTGGCCCGGCAGCGGTGCCCAGGCCGGCCGCAGCAACCGCACCAGCCTGATACCCGTCGCCGCTGCGGCGGCCACGGCATTGCCGGATATTTGGCTGGCATAGGGATGGGTAGCATCCACCAGACACTCGATATTGGCAGCGCGGAGAAAAGCGCAGAGCCCCTGAACGCCACCAAAATGGCCCATGCGCAACCGGCCCGCGGGCAATATCGGATCCTGCGTGCGGCCGGCAAGCGAGGTGATGACGTCGTGGCCCAGGCTGGTCAGGCGGTCAGCCAGTTGCCGCGCCTCGCTCGTACCACCCAGGATAAGGATTTTCATTCTACGCGACCCATTGCTTGGTCCCAATTTGCCCGTGGCGCCTGCTACGCTCAAGTGCGGGAGCGCAGATATGGCTGAAGCACTCTTCGCCCGTCTGGACAAAGCCGATTTTCCGCCTTTCGAACCCGGTAGCGTCTGGCTGGTCGGCGCTGGCCCGGGTGGCCCCGGTCTGTTGACGCTTCTGGCTCTTCACGCGCTGGCCCAGGCCGATGTCATCATACATGATGCACTGGTCTCGACTGACATTCTGACATTGGCGCCGGATCGCGTTGAGCGTATCCATGCCGGCAAGCGCGGCGGCAAGCCTTCGCCCAAACAGGCTGACATCACCATACGTCTGATCGAACTTGCCAGGGCGGGCAAGCGGGTCTTGCGCCTCAAGGGCGGCGACCCCTTCATGTTTGGACGCGGGGGTGAGGAGGCCGGGGCCTTAGCCGAGGCGCATATTCCCTTTCGTATTGTCCCAGGCATTTCAGCGGGCTTGGGCGGCCTTGCCTATGCCGGCCTTCCGGTCACGCACCGCGAAACCAATCACGCCGTCATTTTTGTAACTGGCCACGACGAAACCGGCGCCGTTCCCGGCACCGTCAACTGGCCGGCCGTGGCCCAGGCTGCCCCGGTCATTGTCCTCTATATGGCGGTCAGGCACCTTCCAACCATTGCGGCGCAATTGCTTGCCGCCGGGCGCAGGGCCGATGAGGCTGTGACCATTGTTTCCAATCTCGCGCATCCAGACCAGTCGGTTCTTGAAACGAGTTTGGGCGAAGCCGGCGCACTCGTCGATGTGCCCACTCCGGCCATCATCGTTATAGGCCCGGTTGCCCGCTATCGCGGTGCATTACACTGGTATGTCGCTGAGGTGCGCAGACATGTCTTTGGCTAAAGGCGTTATCATTTCCGCACCCCGCTCGGGCTCCGGCAAGACGGTTCTGACCCTTGGGCTGCTGGCGGCGCTGCGCCGTCGCGGGCTGCTGGTGGCGCCAGCCAAGTCGGGCCCTGACTATATCGATCCGCACTTTTCGGGCCTCGCCGCTGGGCGCGAGGCCATTAATCTCGACCCCTGGGCCATGTCTCACCCCCAGTTGCGGGCTCTCGCCGCCCAGCAGGCGACCGGCGCCGATCTGCTGGTGGTCGAAGGTGCCATGGGCCTGTTCGATGCCGCTGCGGACGGAAATGGGTCCACCGGCGATCTGGCCGAAATACTTGGACTGCCGGTTGTTTTTGTCGTCGATGCCGATCGGCACAGTCAATCGGTCGCGCCGCTGGTTTCGGGTTTTGCTCATTGGCGGCAGGGTGTTCGCCTTGCGGGCGTCATACTCAATCGCGTCGCCAGCGCCCGGCACGAGCGTATGCTGGTTTCTGCATTGAAGGGGACCGGCCTGCCCTGTCTCGGCGCCATCCCCCGGCGGCCGGAACTGGCCATGCCGGAACGGCATTTGGGTTTGGTTCTGCCGGCGGAAATAGATCACTTCTCCGCCTTTCTTGGCCACGCCGCCCAGGTGGTCAGCGACTTTGTCGATCTCGACGCCATTCTGTCCCTCTCGACGTCCTTGTCGGATGAGGGAATGCCACCTGCGGCTTTGCCGCCCCTGGGGCAACACATGGCCATTGCACGCGACAAGGCCTTTGCCTTTCTCTATCCGCACCTGCTCGATGGTTGGCGCGCCGGGGGTGCCGAACTGAGCTTTTTCTCGCCCCTCTCCGATGAGGGCCCACCCGATGCGGCGGACGCCATCTTCCTGCCCGGCGGCTATCCGGAACTGCATGGTGGCGCCCTCAGTGCGGCCGGCCGGTTTCATGCGGGTCTGCATAGGGCCAAAGATCGGGGGGCGCTGATTTATGGCGAATGCGGTGGCTTCATGGTTATGGGAGAGGCGCTGGTCGACAAGGACGGGACCACACACACCATGAGCGGCCTTTTGCCGGTCACCACGCGTATCGACCGGCCCAAGCGCATATTGGGGTATCGCCGGTTGTTGCACGACAGCGCCTTGCCTTGGCCCGCCGGGCTCAATGGCCATGAGTTCCACTACTCCTCCGCCAAACAGACCGGCTTGCCGCCGCTTTTCGAAGCGCTCGATGCCGAAGGCATCCGGCAGCCGTCTATGGGGGCGGTTGCGGGCCGGGTCATGGGGTCTTACGCCCACGTCATCTCACGTGCATAAGACTACCATGACCAGAGCCTTGATGTTCATGGGCTCCGCGCCGTCCCGAAGGGCCAATCGGGCCGGTGGCGCGATTGGAGGCAAGGAGGCCATTTGAGCTATGCTCAAATGGCGGGGTGTTAATATGACCAAAGCCTTGATGTTCATGGGTACCGGCTCCGATGTAGGCAAGTCACTGATTGTGGCCGGTCTTTGCCGGGCCCTGGCCAATCGGGGCCTCAGGGTCGCGCCGTTCAAGCCGCAGAACATGAGCAACAATGCCGCCGTCACCAGCGATGGCGGCGAAATCGGCCGCGCCCAGGCGCTGCAGGCCCGGGCAGCGCGACGCGATCCCGTTACGGCGATGAACCCGGTCCTGCTCAAGCCTGAGGGGGAGACCGGTTCCCAGGTGGTCGTGCGCGGCCGGCGGCGCGTTAGCCTCAGCGCGCGGCAATATTGGGCGGACCGCGCCCAGCTCATGCCTGAAGTCTTGGCCGCATTTTCGGAGCTGGCCGCGCAAGTGGACTATATCCTGGTCGAAGGGGCCGGTAGCGCGTCCGAGGTCAATCTGCGCGAGGGCGATATTGCCAATTTCGGCTTTGCCCAGGCGGCCCATGTGCCGGTCGTTTTGATTGGCGATATCCACCGCGGCGGTGTCATCGCCGCCCTGGTGGGGACGCTGGAGGTGATCGACCCGGCGGATGCAAACCTGGTCCGGGCCAGCCTGATCAACCGCTTCTTTGGCGATCCGGCCCTGTTCGAGGCGGGAAAGTCGTTTCTGGCCGAACGCATGGCGCGGCCCTGCTTTGGCCCGGTGCCTCATTTTGCCGATGCCGCGAAATTGCCGGCAGAGGATGCGCTGGCGCTCGATGCCTATTCCGGCGGCTCCGGCCGTTTCCACGTCGCCGTGCCGCGGCTGCCGCGCATTGCCAATTTCGACGATCTCGATCCATTGCGTGCCGAAGCGGGCATCACGCTGACCCTGGTACAACCGGGTCGGCCTATTCCGCGCGATGCCGATCTTGTTCTTTTGCCGGGCTCCAAGGCCACGCGCGCCGATCTGGCCGCCCTGCGCGCCAATGGCTGGGACATCGACATTCTCGCGCACCACCGCTCGGGCGGGCAGGTCATGGGCATTTGCGGCGGCTATCAAATGCTGGGCAGAACCATAGCCGACCCTGAAGGGATCGAGGGCGCCCCTGGCACGAGCGAGGGTCTTGGCCTGCTCGCTGTCGACACGGTCCTGGCGCCGGCCAAGCAATTGCGGATCGAGCAGGCCGTGCATCTGCTCACCAATGAGCCGCTGACCGGTTACCATATGCATATGGGGGTAACCTCGGGTCCGGATACGCAAAGACCGTTTGCCCAGATCGGCGGCACACCCGAGGGTGCTGTGAGCCCCGATGGCCGCGTCATGGGCACCTATCTCCACGGGCTTTTTGCCGCCGACAGCTTCCGTCGCGCCTTTCTGGGGGCCCATGCCAACGCCGACCTGGCCTTCGAGGCGGGCGTGGAAATGGCGCTGGATGGTCTTGCGAACCATCTCGAAACCCATATCGATATTGACCAGTTGCTGGCGCTTGCCGCGCCGATAGAGATCTAGCCCATGGACCCTCTGATATCGCCTTTGGCGCTCGCTATTGAACGGCAGTTTGGCTATCCGCAGAAGCTTGCCAATACCATTGGCCACCCAGTCATGTGGTTCGGCACCCTGATCGATTTCTGCGAGAAGCGCCTCAATACCACCAGCCGCACACCTTCCCAGCGCAAGCTTGCAGGCGTTGTAGCTCTGGGCTTGTTGCTCCTGTCCGTCCTGATCGTCACTGTCGGCATCCGCACCATTCTGTCTTGGATTCCGCTGGGCTGGGTGGTCGAAATGCTTTTGGCCACCACATTTCTGGCACAGAAGGAACTGGGACGAGCTGTCGAGGCGGTCTCGGAGGCCCTGCGCACATCCCTCGCTGCCGGACGCGAAGCCGTCAGCCACGTTGTCGGGCGCGATCCGCAAACCCTTGACGAGGCGGGTGTCGCCCGGGCCGCGGTCGAAACACTGGCCGAAAGCACATCGGACGGTGTCGTTGCGCCCTGGCTGTTCCTGCTGCTCTTCGGCCTGCCGGGCATTGCCGTTTACAAGGCCGTCAACACAGCCGATTCCATGATCGGCCATCTCGATGACCGTTACCGCGATTATGGCTGGGCCGCCGCAAGGCTCGACGACGTGTTCAATTGGATACCGGCGCGGTTGACCGCCATGCTTATCACGCTGGCCTGCTTTTTCACCCCTGGTGCCAGTCCGGGCAAGGCCTGGGCGACGGCCCGGCGGGACGCTGCAAAGCACGATTCTCCAAATGCCGGCTGGCCCGAGGCGGCCTTTGCCGGTGCGCTGAATTTTCAACTTGGCGGACCGCGCTATTATGAGGGCGAACTGGTGGACCTGCCGGTCTTCGGAACCGGCAAGGCGGCGCTGGGCGCCAGCGATATCATGCTGGCGCTGCTGCTCTATCGCCGCACCCTCGATGTGCTGCTCGGTTTCGGCAGTATCATTGCCCTGATGCTGCTTGTCAGCTGACCGGGTCGGGCGCATTGCCCTTCAGGGTCAAGGGCAATCCGGCGGCAACGAAATAGACATCGTCGCAGATTTCGGCCAATCGCTGATGGGTCGATCCGGCCAGGTCGCGGAAGGTGCGGGCCATGGCATTGTCGGGCACGATCCCGAGGCCCACTTCGTTCGATACCAGAATCACCTTGGCCTGCTGGATTTCCGCGAGTGTGGCATAGAGTTCGCTGACAGCGGTTGCGACATCCTCGTTGGCCAGCAGCAGATTGGTGATCCATAGCGTCAGGCAGTCGACCAGGATGACGTCATGGGCCTTGCCCGCTTTGAGGATGGCATGGGACAATTCGAGCGGTTCTTCGATCGTCGTGAAGCGCTCGCCTCGGACGGCCTGATGGCTGCTCACCCGCTCATTCATTTCCGCATCGAGAACGGTGGCCGTCGCCAGATAGGCAGGTTTGGCGCCAGCATGCAGCGCCAGCCTTTCGGCAAATGCGGTTTTTCCCGAGCGGGCCCCGCCCAGCACAAGGCAATGTCGCGTCATGGAGAGCTCTCTTTCGGGCGCCGCTGCGGCCCATTCCCGTCCTGATAATCTTGGCTCCAAACGAACGGTGATGGCAACCCGTTCCGCTCGATTCCGCATTTGCAGAGGGGTTAAGCAAGCGGGCGGTACGGCAACGACATTTTCTTGGGCCTACTACTTTCGTCTTAGCGCCTTTCGCATTATGGTCCGCGCCGAATTGACCACCTAGTCTGGGAGCGACAGGGCGGGGCTTTCGCGCTCGGCGTCTTTTGATTCCCACACACTCACGGAGATGCTTTTCGTGCTGCGATATTACCTTGGCGTTGACGGAGGCGGTACCAATTGCCGCATACGCTTGGCCAACGAGAAGCTCGAAACGCTGGCAGAGGTCAAGAACGGCCGCTCCAACCTGCAGATTGATGGCGGCGAGCCGGCCTATAAGGCCATCAGTGCCGGAGCCCGCGACGTCTTCGAGGCTGCCGGGCTCGATTTTGCCGAGGCCGCAAATACCTATGCCTGTTTCGGCATGGCAGGCGGGCGCATGGATTCGGCCCGTCACGCCTTTGCAGCCCGGCCATGGCCCTTTGCCGGCGTCAAAGTCTATGACGATATCGACATTGCCCATGCCGGCGCGCTGGGCGGCGGCGAGGGCGGCGTGGTCATTATCGGTACCGGCTCGGCCGCCATGTCCATCGTTGGCGGCACCCGCCACCAGGCCGGCGGTTGGGGGTTCCATATCGGCGACCAGATGAGCGGCGCCATTCTGGGCCGTGAACTGGTCCGCTATTCTATCGAAGCCGAAGACGGCCTTGCCGAAACCTCCCCCCTGACCAAGGCGGTGATCGCGGCTCTGGGCGGCAATAATCAGGCCGTCATGACATGGTCTTTTGCCACCGAAATGGACCTGAAACTGCTGAGCCGCGACGGCACCGAAGGCTGCGACGATGCGCTGGTCGGCCGCGCGCCGGGCGAATTCGGCAAGTTGATGCCGCTCTGGTTTGATCACCTGGAGCGCAACGACCCGGTGGCTCTCAAGCTTCTCGACATCGAATTGGGCTATGTCGACACCTATGTGCGCTGGTTCAAAGGTCATGGCGCCACGGTCATGGCCATTGTCGGCGGACTGGGCCAGCGCCTGTTCCCGGCCCTGCAGCAACGCTATGGTGACTTTGTCGCTCTGCCCAAATACGAACCTCTGCACGGCGCGGTGATCCTCGCCCAACAGAACTTCGCGTCAAACTAGAGGACCTGCCCACGTGTCCAGCCGCATCATTCCCGTCCAGCCGTTCGACTATGTGGTGTTTGGCGCCACCGGCGACCTGACCAAGCGCAAGCTGATCCCCGCGCTTTACCATCGTTTCAAGGACGGGCAGTTCGACGAGCAGAGCCGCATCATCGGTGTGTCGCGCTCCAAGCTCACCAATGCTGAATTTCAGAAGCTCGCCGGCGATGCCGTTGCCCAGTTTGTCGAGGAAGACTATCAGGACGCCGCCATCATCAAGCGCTTCCTGACCATCTTCTCCTATGTGGTCAACGATGTTTCCGACGAGGCCGGCTGGGGCGATATCAAAAAGGCGCTGCGCGACGACTCCAATGTGGTGCGCGCCTTCTATCTCGCCGTGGCGCCGGACCTGTTCGAACCGATTGCCGAGCAACTGGCCAAGACCAAGGTCTATCGTCGCGACGCGCGCGTCGTCATCGAAAAGCCGCTCGGCCACGATCTGGCCTCGTCGATCGAGATCAATGACGGCGTCTCCAAGATCTTTAAGGAAGATCAGGTTTACCGCATCGACCATTATCTCGGTAAGGAGACGGTGCAGAACCTGCTCGCCCTGCGTTTTGCCAATACCCTGTTCGAACCGATCTGGAATTCGGCCCATATCGACCATGTCCAGCTCACGGTGGCCGAAAGCGTCGGCGCCGGTACGCGCGGCTATTACGATGAGAGCGGCGCGCTCAGGGACATGATCCAGAACCACATGCTGCAATTGCTTTGCCTTGTGGCCATGGAGCCGCCCGCCAGCGACGACGCCAATGCCCTGCGCGATGAAAAACTCAAGGTCTTGCGCGCGCTTCGCCCCATTACCAATGGCGAAGTGGCCACCAAGACCGTGCGCGGCCAATATCGCGGCGTGACGTCCGAAACCGCCTCGGTTGCCAGCTATCAGGACGAATTGCCCGAGGACAAGAAGGGCAGCCATACCGAGACCTTTGTGGCGCTCAAGGCCGAGATCGACAATTGGCGCTGGGCCGGTGTGCCGTTCTACATGCGGACCGGCAAGCGCATGGCCGAGCGCGTTTCGGAAATCTGCATCCAGTTCAAGCCCATTCCGCATTCGATCTTCGATCATGCCGAGGGGGCGCCCAAGGCCAATAAGCTCATCATCCGTCTGCAGCCCGACGAGGGCGTCAAGATGATGATGATGATCAAGGACCCCGGCCCGGGCGGCATGCGCCTGCGCCAGGTACCTCTCAATCTGAGCTTTGCCGAGACCTTTACCGAGCGAACGCCGGAAGCCTATGAGCGCTTGCTGATGGATGTGGTGCGCGGCAGCCAGACCCTGTTCATGCGTCGCGACGAGCTGGAAGCGGCCTGGACGTGGGTCGACCCGATCCGTCAGGCCTGGGACCGTTCGCCCGAGCCGCCCCAGACCTATACTGCCGGCACCTGGGGC belongs to Devosia sp. XK-2 and includes:
- a CDS encoding cobyrinate a,c-diamide synthase, which translates into the protein MSLAKGVIISAPRSGSGKTVLTLGLLAALRRRGLLVAPAKSGPDYIDPHFSGLAAGREAINLDPWAMSHPQLRALAAQQATGADLLVVEGAMGLFDAAADGNGSTGDLAEILGLPVVFVVDADRHSQSVAPLVSGFAHWRQGVRLAGVILNRVASARHERMLVSALKGTGLPCLGAIPRRPELAMPERHLGLVLPAEIDHFSAFLGHAAQVVSDFVDLDAILSLSTSLSDEGMPPAALPPLGQHMAIARDKAFAFLYPHLLDGWRAGGAELSFFSPLSDEGPPDAADAIFLPGGYPELHGGALSAAGRFHAGLHRAKDRGALIYGECGGFMVMGEALVDKDGTTHTMSGLLPVTTRIDRPKRILGYRRLLHDSALPWPAGLNGHEFHYSSAKQTGLPPLFEALDAEGIRQPSMGAVAGRVMGSYAHVISRA
- a CDS encoding BadF/BadG/BcrA/BcrD ATPase family protein, whose protein sequence is MLRYYLGVDGGGTNCRIRLANEKLETLAEVKNGRSNLQIDGGEPAYKAISAGARDVFEAAGLDFAEAANTYACFGMAGGRMDSARHAFAARPWPFAGVKVYDDIDIAHAGALGGGEGGVVIIGTGSAAMSIVGGTRHQAGGWGFHIGDQMSGAILGRELVRYSIEAEDGLAETSPLTKAVIAALGGNNQAVMTWSFATEMDLKLLSRDGTEGCDDALVGRAPGEFGKLMPLWFDHLERNDPVALKLLDIELGYVDTYVRWFKGHGATVMAIVGGLGQRLFPALQQRYGDFVALPKYEPLHGAVILAQQNFASN
- the cbiB gene encoding adenosylcobinamide-phosphate synthase CbiB, whose protein sequence is MDPLISPLALAIERQFGYPQKLANTIGHPVMWFGTLIDFCEKRLNTTSRTPSQRKLAGVVALGLLLLSVLIVTVGIRTILSWIPLGWVVEMLLATTFLAQKELGRAVEAVSEALRTSLAAGREAVSHVVGRDPQTLDEAGVARAAVETLAESTSDGVVAPWLFLLLFGLPGIAVYKAVNTADSMIGHLDDRYRDYGWAAARLDDVFNWIPARLTAMLITLACFFTPGASPGKAWATARRDAAKHDSPNAGWPEAAFAGALNFQLGGPRYYEGELVDLPVFGTGKAALGASDIMLALLLYRRTLDVLLGFGSIIALMLLVS
- the cobA gene encoding uroporphyrinogen-III C-methyltransferase, whose translation is MAEALFARLDKADFPPFEPGSVWLVGAGPGGPGLLTLLALHALAQADVIIHDALVSTDILTLAPDRVERIHAGKRGGKPSPKQADITIRLIELARAGKRVLRLKGGDPFMFGRGGEEAGALAEAHIPFRIVPGISAGLGGLAYAGLPVTHRETNHAVIFVTGHDETGAVPGTVNWPAVAQAAPVIVLYMAVRHLPTIAAQLLAAGRRADEAVTIVSNLAHPDQSVLETSLGEAGALVDVPTPAIIVIGPVARYRGALHWYVAEVRRHVFG
- a CDS encoding cobalt-precorrin-6A reductase; translated protein: MKILILGGTSEARQLADRLTSLGHDVITSLAGRTQDPILPAGRLRMGHFGGVQGLCAFLRAANIECLVDATHPYASQISGNAVAAAAATGIRLVRLLRPAWAPLPGQHWTVVRSAKEAADALPRHANVLLTTGHSGLATFLERQDCQFFVRLIEPPNVAMPKNAQLVLDRPPYNLAGELTLMQRHGITHLVSKNSGGGQTAAKLEAAQQLGVVVLMVARPIYDPAEEVETVEAAISALSAAGA
- a CDS encoding cobyric acid synthase translates to MTKALMFMGTGSDVGKSLIVAGLCRALANRGLRVAPFKPQNMSNNAAVTSDGGEIGRAQALQARAARRDPVTAMNPVLLKPEGETGSQVVVRGRRRVSLSARQYWADRAQLMPEVLAAFSELAAQVDYILVEGAGSASEVNLREGDIANFGFAQAAHVPVVLIGDIHRGGVIAALVGTLEVIDPADANLVRASLINRFFGDPALFEAGKSFLAERMARPCFGPVPHFADAAKLPAEDALALDAYSGGSGRFHVAVPRLPRIANFDDLDPLRAEAGITLTLVQPGRPIPRDADLVLLPGSKATRADLAALRANGWDIDILAHHRSGGQVMGICGGYQMLGRTIADPEGIEGAPGTSEGLGLLAVDTVLAPAKQLRIEQAVHLLTNEPLTGYHMHMGVTSGPDTQRPFAQIGGTPEGAVSPDGRVMGTYLHGLFAADSFRRAFLGAHANADLAFEAGVEMALDGLANHLETHIDIDQLLALAAPIEI
- the cobU gene encoding bifunctional adenosylcobinamide kinase/adenosylcobinamide-phosphate guanylyltransferase produces the protein MTRHCLVLGGARSGKTAFAERLALHAGAKPAYLATATVLDAEMNERVSSHQAVRGERFTTIEEPLELSHAILKAGKAHDVILVDCLTLWITNLLLANEDVATAVSELYATLAEIQQAKVILVSNEVGLGIVPDNAMARTFRDLAGSTHQRLAEICDDVYFVAAGLPLTLKGNAPDPVS
- the zwf gene encoding glucose-6-phosphate dehydrogenase; amino-acid sequence: MSSRIIPVQPFDYVVFGATGDLTKRKLIPALYHRFKDGQFDEQSRIIGVSRSKLTNAEFQKLAGDAVAQFVEEDYQDAAIIKRFLTIFSYVVNDVSDEAGWGDIKKALRDDSNVVRAFYLAVAPDLFEPIAEQLAKTKVYRRDARVVIEKPLGHDLASSIEINDGVSKIFKEDQVYRIDHYLGKETVQNLLALRFANTLFEPIWNSAHIDHVQLTVAESVGAGTRGYYDESGALRDMIQNHMLQLLCLVAMEPPASDDANALRDEKLKVLRALRPITNGEVATKTVRGQYRGVTSETASVASYQDELPEDKKGSHTETFVALKAEIDNWRWAGVPFYMRTGKRMAERVSEICIQFKPIPHSIFDHAEGAPKANKLIIRLQPDEGVKMMMMIKDPGPGGMRLRQVPLNLSFAETFTERTPEAYERLLMDVVRGSQTLFMRRDELEAAWTWVDPIRQAWDRSPEPPQTYTAGTWGPSGAVALIERDGRTWYEGPNS